AGTAGATCATCGGCTTGTCGTAAACGGGAAGAAGCTGCTTGCTCCCGACCAGGGTGAGCGGATGCAGCCGGGTGCCGGCCCCTCCCGCCAACAGAATGCCCTTTCGAACCCCATGGTTCATTCCGTCCTCTCCTGCAATGTTCCGGCGCCGGCTTCCGCGACACGCCGCACGCAGCCGCCGCCTCACCCGGAAGCACCGCCTCCGAACCGGGACTCGAGATATCGCGCGAGGGCTTCCCGCCAGTCCGGCACGCTTTTTCCGGTCACGGTCCGGAACTTGTCCGTCGAAAGCACCGAATAGGCCGGGCGCCTCGCCGGAAGAGGATAGTCCTCCGTCCGGATGGGCCGGATCTTCCGCGCCTTTACCGGCAGGCCCAGCCGGACCAGTTCGTGGGCGATCCGTTCCGCCAATTCATACCGGCTGCAGGCACCCCGGTCGGCGAAATGATAGATCCCATGGACGGCCGCTCCATCTTTCCCCTCACCGCCCCGGGATCCAAGCCGCCGGGCGTCCCCGTCCAACCGGACGAGATCGAAGATGGCTTCCGCCAGATCCTCGGTATATGTCGGAGACCCCACCTGGTCGGACACAACGCTCAAAACCTCTCGATCCAGGAGCAGCCGGACCATGGTGTCCACGAAATTTCGGCCCCACGGACCGTAGAGCCAACTGGTCCGGACGATGAAATACCGCTTGATGCCGCTTGCCGCAACGCGTTCTTCCCCCAAAAGCTTCGAGCGTCCGTAGGCCGAAAGTGGATTCGGCGGATCGCTTTCCACGTAAGGCGTTTTCTTGTTTCCGTCGAAAACGAAATCGGTGGACACATGGACCAGGAGGGCTCCGGCGGCGAGGCACCATGCAGCCAGGTTCCCCGGCGCCATTCCGTTCACGGATTCGGCCGTCTGGGGCGTCCGTTCGCATCCGTCCACGTCGGTGACCGCTCCGCAGTTGATCACCACTCCGGGGCTGAGCTGATCCAGCACCTCCGCGGTCTTCGAGGGGTCCGAAATGTCGGCCTGCGCTTTCGTCAGGGCCAGAACGTCGAATGCCGGGGGAGCCTTCTGGACCACCATCTTCCCAAGCATCCCGCCCGCCCCCAAAACGGCGATCCTTCTTCGAGAATCAACGCCTCTTTTTTCCGCTTCCGACAACGTCCCGAACCTTCCACTCCCTTCAGCCTTCGAAACGCCAGCCGTACATCCGGTCGTAGTCATCCCGGTAAGTCCCGTCCACGATCCGTTGAAGCCAGGCCCGGTTTTGCAAGTACCAGTCCACTGTGGAACGAAGACCGTCTTCAAAGCTGAACCTGGGCGCCCAACCCAGCTCCCGCATAACCTTCCCGGCGTCGATGGCGTAGCGCCGGTCGTGCCCCGGTCGATCCTTGACGAAGCGGATGAGCGACCGCCGGGGCCGCACAGCGTCCAGCGGACCGAGCTTTTCGTCCAGAATGTCGCAGATCGCCTCAACGATTTCGATGTTGCGCCTTTCGTTGTTTCCGCCGATGTTGTAAGTCTCACCCGGGCGGCCTTTGGCGAGGACCGCGAGTAACGCCTCGCAATGATCCTGGACATGAATCCAGTCGCGGATGTTGTTCCCGTCCCCGTAAACCGGAAGATCGCGACCCTCCAGAGCGTTGATGATCATGAGCGGGATGAGCTTTTCCGGAAACTGGTAAGGGCCGTAATTGTTGGAGCAGTTGGTGATAACGGTCGGCAGCCCATAGGTGTGGTGATAGGCGCTCACCAAGTGGTCGGAAGCGGCCTTGCTGGCCGAATAAGGTGAACGGGGATCGTAGGGCGTGTTTTCGGTGAAAAACCCGTCGGGGCCGAGCGAGCCGTAGACCTCGTCGGTACTCACGTGAAGGAAGACCGGGTTTTCCGGACGCCGCTTCCGGGCGGCTTCGATCCAGCTTTTCCGCGCCGCTTCGAGCAGCACGTAGGTCCCGAAGATGTTGGTCCGGATGAACGCCTCGGGCCCTTCGATGCTTCGATCCACGTGGGATTCGGCCGCAAAGTGGATCACCGTGTCCACACCCTCGTCGCCGAAAAGCCGGCCGACCGTCTCAGCGTCGCAGATGTCGCCTCGGACGAATCGGTATCGCGGGTGCCCATTCAGGTCGCTCACATTTTCCAGGTTGCCGGCGTAGGTGAGTTTGTCCAGGTTGATGATGCGGCTTGCGGCCAGCCGCTCCAGCGCGGCCCGCACGAAGTTGCTTCCGATGAAGCCACATCCCCCGGTGACGAGAATGGTGCGTTTCACAGCGTATCCTGCTCTTTCGGACGATTCCAGGTTTCAGCACGGGCCGCTCGACCCATCGGTACGCAAGTCGCCGGGGCCGTCACTCCAGCGCCGCGCGCGATTATAGACCGGTCCCCGCCTCGAAACAAGACGCGAAAACCGCCCCCGGCGCTTCCTCAGTACAGTGTTCTCAAGCTCCAGCATCCCCTCCCCCTTGTTCCCAAGCTCCAGCTTGGGAACACAACGGTGCAGAAGCTCCAGCTTCGATTCCCATGAGGCCGTGACCCATGCGAACCCACTGCAAGATCCA
This is a stretch of genomic DNA from Desulfoglaeba alkanexedens ALDC. It encodes these proteins:
- the rfbD gene encoding dTDP-4-dehydrorhamnose reductase — protein: MSEAEKRGVDSRRRIAVLGAGGMLGKMVVQKAPPAFDVLALTKAQADISDPSKTAEVLDQLSPGVVINCGAVTDVDGCERTPQTAESVNGMAPGNLAAWCLAAGALLVHVSTDFVFDGNKKTPYVESDPPNPLSAYGRSKLLGEERVAASGIKRYFIVRTSWLYGPWGRNFVDTMVRLLLDREVLSVVSDQVGSPTYTEDLAEAIFDLVRLDGDARRLGSRGGEGKDGAAVHGIYHFADRGACSRYELAERIAHELVRLGLPVKARKIRPIRTEDYPLPARRPAYSVLSTDKFRTVTGKSVPDWREALARYLESRFGGGASG
- the rfbB gene encoding dTDP-glucose 4,6-dehydratase, yielding MKRTILVTGGCGFIGSNFVRAALERLAASRIINLDKLTYAGNLENVSDLNGHPRYRFVRGDICDAETVGRLFGDEGVDTVIHFAAESHVDRSIEGPEAFIRTNIFGTYVLLEAARKSWIEAARKRRPENPVFLHVSTDEVYGSLGPDGFFTENTPYDPRSPYSASKAASDHLVSAYHHTYGLPTVITNCSNNYGPYQFPEKLIPLMIINALEGRDLPVYGDGNNIRDWIHVQDHCEALLAVLAKGRPGETYNIGGNNERRNIEIVEAICDILDEKLGPLDAVRPRRSLIRFVKDRPGHDRRYAIDAGKVMRELGWAPRFSFEDGLRSTVDWYLQNRAWLQRIVDGTYRDDYDRMYGWRFEG